GTTGTACTGACATGTGAGGTTTGTTGCATGAGGACAGAATAGCCACTCTGAAGCACCTTAGTTGTTGGCTGAAGTAATTAATGAGTTTCTCTCTGTAAGTCGCAGAGCTGCTTCCTCCACCAAGAAACTCTAACCTCACAGCTTCCCACGCCTGAAAGACAGAGACGGACAAATAAACTCCAAACTGTTAACTGATCACTTGTGTCCCATCAATATCgtaattcttttatttgttgtgcTCTCTGATTTTACTGGCCGAGGAGAATGATTACCTGTAAGTGTTGGAATCTAATGAGCCCACAACGGAGGGTTACCACGCAGAGTCGGTTCAGGCGGTACAGCAAAGAGGACAGCACAGGTAAATGTAGCTCTGGGAAAAGGTCTAGTACCTCTGATTCACTCACTCCATTATGGCTGGCGCATACGAGGCACAATATCTGAGGAGAGGTTGGAAAATGAAAGCACATATTACTCAATACACAGGAAAAAGGGGAACTGAGACCAACTAACGGACAAAAAGTGACAAGTCGTTGTTATTCTGTGTGGAGAAGGTTCACCTCTCTCATGATGtgtcgctctctgtctgtgctgagGGAGCTCAGCGTCATCTTGAGTGCGAGGCGGTAGAGGGACATGGTGTCCTGACACTGCAGAAACTGGTCCACGCTCTTCTCCTGCGACCAACACAACCCACTGCTGGGTGGCAACAACACGCACAACACACAATCCAGTCAACACAAGTTCAATAAAATGAAGCACCACATCCACAGACACAACAATTATAATCTAGATATAATGAaccattaaatacatttcagaatgttacaaataaatctttaaatatacTCAAGTGCCTGCAACACATTAATATATTTAGAATTGGAATGAGTGTTCACTAACCTGGTGATCATCCTTGCCAATAGTGTGACATACAGTGCATTGCAGGTGGATGCAGAGCGACAGTGTCTTTCCAGCTTCTTCTCCTGGAACAAAGATATTGACACTGAACTAAAATGTCTTTCCACTATTTCAAAACCGACGTAAGGAGATTTAAAAGAAGGTAATGGTGGGATGATTACAGACCTGGTCCTTGGTAAGTTTGAAATCAATGCTCTGGCATTCTGCATTGACAACACTCCTGACATCTCGGGGACTCAAAGGGTCCAAGTGGAGTGTGGGCCACAACCTGAAGAGACGGGGTCACTGTATCACAAATGGCAATGCTCATAAAGCatatctaatatatatataactgcaCACAACATATGTAGGaaacagtgtaaataaataaataaatataaatgggATTGAAGCAGGGGGTCCTACCTCCAAGCCTGTGGACACGTCTCAACATTGACAGACACCACCACTCTAACATTGACAGGCAGAGGGTCGATCAGCCACTTCATGTGTCTTTCCGCTTGCTGGATAAAAGAAGACAGGATTTATAAGAGTTGTTCTGGTGGAAATTAATGCAACTGTCGAATGTAGGTTATAGAAGTGGGCGTGTACCTGTATTTGGTCAATGGAgtcgatgatgatgatgatgtttcctTGATGGCGCGACGAAAGCCTCTCAAGCCAGCGAGGAAACTCCTCCAAGATCTTACTGGGCTCCATGGACAAGCCAGAAAGGGACCAGaaatgctgcagcagctttataACAACAGACAAGAAATCCCTTGGTTAGTAAATAAGACAGAGGGACATCCCTGTCTGACAAAGGGAGGTAAGCCAGAGACTCCTTACTTTGACTGTATGACGTTTGATGATAAGAACTGGCTCTGAGCTTGTGGAAAGTGGGCGACCAACGAAATGATAAAGGAACAAAGTGTTGGGAGTCTGCTTCTGCTGCAACTCGATCCTGAAAATTATTAAAGAACAAGAGGCAAAGTAGATCAAATGTATTGAATCTACACAAAATTTGAAAGAAATCCATTTGTATTGAGAAGAATTCATAATATTAGACTGAAATGAATCAATAAGCTCTCACCATTTCGAGAGCAGGAGAGACTTCCCTGAGCCTGGACCACCAGACACCAGCAGAGGAGGGGTGGGAGGGGGAGCAGCTATCATGTCATTCAAACGATCTATATACTGAGCagaggagacaacagaaaatcaaagaGATGAATTAAGAAATCATTAGAcggggaaagaggaggaggattccCTTACCTTCTGGAAACCTAACTGAGAGGTGGAGCTGCTACAGGCCTGCTGATAGGACTCGATCTGTTCCTGTTCATCATGCAGGTCCCAGAGCACATCTCCAGAGTCCTCCTCACGCCCCTCCTCTATCCCAGAATCCTTAGAGTCAACATCTGCTCCTTCAAGACCCAGCAACTCCTAGAAGGAGAGGGTGAAAAGGTTGTGAGGGACATGAAAAGGGAACAAAAATGACTGTGAGTCAGTGGAAAGGCTGAAGTGATCTTTACCTGTTTGATGATTTTTTCTAGCTGAACATAAATAAGTTCAGCCCCATCCTCTGCAGAGCCACTGTGATCCACAACCTGGgataaagttaaaaaagatatcagcagaaacactgtttggcatctagCAACCAGGAAAACACAGAGTATCAGCTTTAGAGGCACAAACCCCACAGATCTCTGTAAGTTAATCGTGTGGGTATACTGTGAAAtactgtgtgagagtgtgtacaAGTCTCCAACAAGGGTAAAGCAGCTGGATAATAAAGGGTTTTTATCATCCCGTACTTAGGACTTATACGATTTATAGAATCACTTTCACagcaatttgaataaaaatctaTTACAGTGGTAAAATCTAAGCTTTGTGAAATAGCTCCTTCTTCACTTGCTTGAATTTACTGAATCCtatcttgttatttttattatacagCACTAACTGTTATATTATACACACTAACCTTGACTTTGGCTGCCTTGTCTGCAGCATTGACCCTTTCCAGCATTTGTCTGGCGGGTCCAGTCAAACTGTGACCTTCTTCGGTCCTGAGGTAGAGCACCAGTGGATGGCCATCTGGATTTTTCACAAAAGCCTCCTCACAATCCTCCACCACAGAACTACACAAGTGTATTttgcattaattaaaaaaaaaaatgtaaacacgaATAAACAATATAATCAATGTAGAGGACTTCCTGTACCTAGTGACAGTAGATTTGAttaggagcacacacacagagctccttTCGATCTCCTGCATGCGCTCCACAGCACACGAGGCAGCACTTTCCTCTGGGAAGCAGACGTTCAAGTAGAAATGACCCAGACCCTCACACATCCTCCGCAGCCCAGgagagtgtttctgtgttgaaaacattaaacacaggTTCCCCAGACAGGGATTGACAAAAGTCGCATTTTAAAACCAGATTACTCAGTGGCATAATACATTATGCTGCCAAATAATGTGAAAACCAATCTAACCAACCTTAATAAAGATATCCAGCTCAGCTTTGGTCTCCTGGGTAAAGATTAAGTAGCAGCGCACTGTGTTACTCCATAAGGCCTGTGGCACGTGAGGGGAGACCTGAAGCAGACTGGCCACTGCTGCATCCCAGTCATCTGACAGACACAGACGCACCCGGGGGAAACGTTAAGTCAAgtaaaacacatgaaagaagATATCCATACGCAAGCATACATATTCGACAAATTCAGTCGTGCTATGTAGGTAATGTAGAGGTCAAAGGTTTTTCTAGGGTGTACGTTGCCCGTGGGGAATGTTTGGCTACTTCTGCCCCCCATACAACTTTCAATTTACTTACCTCTGCTGACATTTGCAAAGGGTCCCTCCACATCTATCAGACTGTGCGCAAACTCTGGTCCCCGGAAGGTCTGTTGCAACTGCATCATACTACCCATAGAGGGCTCACTTCCCAGCACACCACCAGTCCAGTAGTCACATTgtgtccctgcagctgcagacacacagtgtatacatttctaaaatgtttttttaacatttcatcatGGAGAAAGATCTTAGACGTGTTAAAAAGTCATACTTCTGGAGGAAAAATCAAAGCATGCTGGGATAAActcttgtctttctgtgtccCTGTACAAAAATTGGTTTGTTGAACATACTGATTGATGGATAtagaagaaagtaaataatttCGGGGTCTTACCAGTAACAGTGGTCTGGTTGTCATCCGAGTCAGAATCATTGGGGTCGTACACTTGGATTCCCTGtgcctgcagctgctgcagtttggccTCCAGGTCCCTTTTGGCCCGAAGCAGATCCTGGATCTCCTTCTCCTTTGTCTCTCGGAAAATCTGGTGGTCATTCAGCCGACAGGTTAGGGTTGCAGTCGTGATCACTGGAGAGAATGCTAAACAGCATCATGTGGTGTGGTTTACCTTAAACTGTCGTTTTACTTTGTCCCTGTCATGTTCAAAAGTTGCAGCCCGCTCCATCGCCTGGTACTTTGCCTCCAGAgcactctctttttctctgaggATCTTCTGGTAGGTTTTCTGCAGAGCCTGGTGTCACATTGAAATATTACAAAAGTTAGAACATACACAAACCAATGCTTTTGTCCTATAATAAGGTGACACCCTCCTGCTAACTCATTTCACCTGTAGCTCAGCCCTCAGCCTCTTGTTCTCCTCGTCCAGCTTGGCCTCCTTCTTTTGCATGGACGTTATCTCGTTATTCTTGCTGACACGGAAGATCTCGTACTCTTTGCGCAGTCTCTCGTACTCCGCCGCGTACTCGAGGTCCACGGAGCCGGTGGACTTGAAACTGGCCCCGATCACCCGAGGTCCTCTGCGGAAGGAGCTGCGCAGGAGTCGGGCTTTGGGCTTCACCTCCACCGGGATCTCGCAGGCTTCCCCACCTTCACCCCCATAGCCGTCCTCGATCACTTCTCCTGGGCTGACCAGAGAGGATGCGGTGCCCATGGCGAAGGCTGCAAAGAGGACTCAGCCTGTTTGGACGtccatttctgtctgtgtcggGACAGGGGTGCGGGGACAACACGtatcagaaacacagacagcttGTCAGTGTGCAGTTAGAAACACAAAGCTAACTGAAAAGCAACGCCACTCTTATTTTGAGAGGAGTTTGCAGTTACAAAGCTAAAGATGGCGTTAAACACAGTTAGAGCTTGTTTAGCTAATGTTAGCGTAACTGTGCAGAAATCGCTTTTTCTTCTCACTCGGCCAGATGTTCCCTGATGTGAAGACTGGAGGAATCATGGGGATGATTAGAGAAGATAGGTGATGTACATGTGGCAGCTTGGACAGATTGTTGAGCTGAACCCGAAGTCAGATATAAAGaggttaaaataataaaacacccACCGTCCGGAGCTTCACAGCTTCTTCCTGGCTGCCTTGGTAACAAGTTGATCATACGGGTGCCCGCACGGGTCAAAACTTGTGAAAGTCGATTCCAGGTCCGTGCATGGTGATAAACTTTTGATTCCGCAGTTATTTCTAAAtcaataaatgattttaaaaaaaaatccctttgcCTTAACAATAATCACTGCAAAGTTTCTACATGTTCCTGTACTCTCTTTACACTTCCTCATTTTATAACACAGGTTATAAACCCCAGCCTTTATGTACAGcagaacaataaaatgaaattatatataataaaataaagttcgAAACTTTGACCCcagacattaaaacacatgtcttcttttttactttttcccacaacagcaaacaatttatcttttaatgtaaaatgcTACTGAATTTGAGTTGGTGTAGTtgtatatttgtactttttaaattcgctttcatttcactttatcAACATTTACAATATGACGGGTTTTAATATAAgcctaataaaataaaataaaataatcttgtGTTATTTCAAACGTAGTGACCGGAAGAAGAAACAAATCACGGAAATGGAAGTGAGGGCGTCAGGTGTAATGACGTCACTGGGCGCAGGTGAAAGGTGTATTCTCTCGCTCGTTTCAAATTGAAACTGCTGAAGTCGTCGAGCAGGAAATTCCTCTCCGTCGCTTCACACCCTCCGTGAAAACACTCGAGTGGCTCGTCTGGACTTTTACTTCCCTGCGATCTTTGGgagaaaaaactaacaaaaagaCGCCAAAATGAGCAAAATCTCTAAATTGTTCAagggcagcagctccagctcgaGCTCCAGCTCCAAGTCCAGCTCGTCGAGCTCCTCCAGGTCCAAACACCACCGCTCCAGAGCCGGACCCACTCCGCAGGAGGCCATCCACAGGCTGAGGGAGACCGAGGAAATGCTGACCAAGAAACAGGACTACCTGGAGAAGAGGATAGAGCAAGAGCTCATGGTCGCCAAGAAGCATGGCACGAAGAACAAGAGAGGTATGTTCCTGTGTTAGTCTGAGAACAGCAAAGTACAGTGAGAGGAACAGGCCCAGAGGCCGAGTTGGGCTGTTTACTGAGGTTAAAGGTGAATATTAAAGTGTGTTTAAAACCTACTGACTTTCCTATAAGAGTGTTTTTTCCCTACATTGTTTTTGTAGTGAATGTGTTTTCCAGAGAGTGAACTCAGatctgtttgcagcagcagcaagtcagaaataaaaactgtattatAATCTTAAAGTTTTATATGGTTGTGTAAAAATCCCACaatgttcagtgtgttttctggtGTGAAACCCTGCAGTGCTGCATTTCTCGTTGAATCACCTCAGACTAAAAATAATGTCTGCATGGGAGGAACCATGTGTCATAAGTGTTTGTGTACACGCAGCACTTAACTCAAAGGTTTGAAGttatatacatacatgcatgcatacatacatacatacatacatacatacagggCTGGGTAACGAGGCCAAAATATgtatcagtcgatattgataaATATTACGTCAGAGGTCActattttcagtttaatgaGTAAAGGTTCCTGAGTGAAGGTTCttctttatgggcagagaatgacaaacttTCAATAAACAGCCAAACATTTGACAAATTCCAGTATGTTACGTGTAATATGTCCTCATTGTGCTTGTACAATGCATATATCCATAGATATAGCAtgtttgttatattgctatcgATTGAAATAGCTTAAAATtaatattgcaataattattgatatttgcattaagtgatttttttcaatctttgtgtatcagctgctctgcaggcgctgaagaggaagaagcgCTTGGAAGCGCAGCTCACTCAGATCGACGGCACGCTGTCCACCATCGAGTTTCAGAGAGAAGCTCTGGAGAACTCGCACACCAACACGGAGGTCCTGAACAATCTGGCCTTTGCCACCAAGGCCATGAAGAAAGTTCACGAGAACATGTAAGGACCTGGTGGTGAAAGCAACAGAAGCAAACAGAAATCATCTGAAATTGTAGCACCACAAAAGTATTTTCCATCGAAGGGTCCTAATCAGAAATTTTTGAAATATCTAGTCTCATTCATAAAGGTCATGAACCTGATGTAGACCGTGTAATGCCTGCTGTGATAAGTTGATATAATTTAcagttattttccttttttaaagacTTAACGGGAAAAAATAATTTCAAGAACGCACAATTTGTGGCCTTGTTTTAGAGGAACCCCTTAAAGTCACTTCTCCACTTGAGTTCACTGTGGTGTTGTATGCTTTGAAACATTCTAAAATCTCTCTCTGCTAATTTTCAGGGACCTCGACAAGATCGATGATATGATGCAGGACATCACGGAACAACAGGACGTGGCTCGAGAGATCAGCGATGCCATTTCCAGACCGACCGGCGAGGAATTTGACGAGGTTGATACCTTCCCTCCCTCGTCTGTCAACCTCTCGCTcttccttttgtctttctgtgtcacCATTTTGAAGCTACAGATTTTAGATTGGGTTTGGTATTTTCCGTCTTGCCTGCTAATCCATTTCTTGCTCTACAAAAATGCGCCTGACAAAGTGTTGTTGACCTTGTGTGTTTGGTTAGGATGATCTGCTGGCGGAGCTGGCAGAGCTGGaacaggaagagctggaggagaacatGAAGAGAATGGGCGGACTTCCCAGCGTGCCCAGCTCCAAAGTGCCTTCAGCACGGCACGGCCAGCGTGCAAGTAAGTACAACCAAGAACATAAATCTTTTTTAACCTCCAATATCTTTAATACATCATTTAACACATGCTACTGTACGTTTTTCAGATTTATCATTTCAAATACATGTTTGAGTTTTACCTACGTACCCTCAGGATATATATGGATTTAATTTGTTATGTAATGTTCCATTATAATGTGACAACATTATTTAACTGTGTACTTTCTTTTACAGCAACCAAGAAAAGGGTTGAAGATGAAGACGACATGCGTATGCTGGCATCGTGGGCAACTTAAGTACCTGAAGCCAGCCTTATTCTCACTGAGTTATCGAGAATATGTTTTTGTaagatttaatattattatttttcggGAAAATGAAGTGCATTATATTATTTGTATGAAGCATTTGGTCTATAACCTTCTAATGACATTTTCAGGTTATATTTATCAaggaattaatacattttaaagtgaaggAATCTACTAACTTAAtaagcttttcttttcttttctgctcctGTTTCTTCTGTACTTCTTCTTGTACCTATGTATGATGGGAATCTCCTGCTTATATAAACCTAATGAAGACATAAGTAGGACTGAGATGTTTTTGACACGTTGAGCAAAATGCTTCACTCTGTGTCGGACCACTGTAAATAAACTGAGATGTTGCATTAACACTGTAAATATATTGCTTTTCAATGTTCAACAATAAAATCACTCCCATAATAATACTGCCTAAAGTCTGCCGTCCTCTCTGTGTATGATTAACaaatgaatattattattacaactacTACTATtgatattcatatttttaaactattaaaagtattttaaacatacaagccagtagccagtcacATTTATATtgacaatacaaataattttaAGTATAAGGTGTTTGAAAGACTCAAGTGGCCGAGGCAGAgtattgaagccaaatataaatacagatgtaAAGATAAACAACCAAAGCTATACAAAGTTGTGCATTGGAACATCAGAggtaagtgtatttaaaaaatgcatgagTAAAACCTAAAATACAAGGCTAGagataaacaaaatataaaatcaagTCAAGATAACATAGGCAGTAATGTAAGTAGTTATTGTATTTGcagtatgactttttttataATAGGCTTGAGTCCCAAATGTAGTCACAATCTCAAgtattgtgatttaaaaaaacaatgtgattgTTGTATATCTTTTTATTCGAACTGTCACTTTTCTGCTGTGGCGGAACTTTCTCACATCCGGGTTTGccgtgcttttattgtgaaatccCCCCGGAAGGCTGTAGTGTCTACGTTCCGGTGAGCTTGTTACTTCTCCAGGAGGAAGAAGTCCTGCCGCCACTCGAAGACCAACAATTacgcctgaaacacacacaaacctgcgATAAAACCCAACATGGACGCGATCAGACCTCAACACACAACAGGTGAGACAGGGACATCTTCATCTCCTCAAACACGGAGCTTAGTTTGGAGCCTTTGGGACGATAAGGCTAATTTCTGCGGCTATTAAACTTAGCGCGAAGTTAGCTTACGGTCAAACCAGCGGAGTGTGACACGTTTCACACGTAAGAAACGTCAGAGGGAAACTTACCGGACATTTAAGTTCCTGTCGCTTTGTTATGAAACAGGTTTGACCTCTTCGTGCTCGTTAATAACAGTGAGAGGTGGTTGTTTCTCTGCTGAGCAGCTTGTGATGAGGAATCAGTCAATACAGGGGTTTATTAACCCATAATTATACTTCTAATAGTCTATTGATTGGTTCTATCATGGTACTTTAATCTGTAAAGTAACTTAAGATGGTATAAAGTACAATATTTGCCTGTGTACTGTACTTCTAAATTGTACCTAAGTTCAGTACTTGAGTATAAGTATGTAGTTACTTTCCACTACTTTTCATTTGGAAGCTAAGGTCTCAActtaaaatgaattattattaatgtgtttCACTAACTGGTTTAATTGATGGACCGAAGTTACATTTGGTAAAGTTGTGTAAAAGAAATCATATTTAATACAAActtcacatttctctttcctctcttaaTTCACTTAATTGAGAAAATTGTCAGCAAATTAATTGATACAGAAAATAATAggtatttgctttattattgcTTAATGTAACTACAATATGAATTTTGTGCTGGCAAAAAGGTACGAGACACATTAAAAGATGTAAATCTGAAGTAAGGACATTATTAATTGATGATTTCcctgtttaaatgttgttttaagcaaattaaaaagattAATTGGTCTAATCttcacaaatgtaaatatttaaatacatatactcATTGTTTGTAGCCCTCATCCCAACTCTGacttgtttgaatttaatttaatttcagcCGGAGATGCCCCAGGACCAGAAGAGGAGGCAAAAAAGAAAGCAGCTGCGGCCCAGGCAGCCATCCGCCTTCCGGAGGTCCGACTGGTGGTGCTGGGCTGGAGATGGCCGGGAAAGAGCCTGACGGGAAATACCATCATAGGCCGAGAGGAATTTCGCCTGGAGCGAGCGGCGGAGTTCTGTGTGAAGAGGCAGACTGAGGTGCTGGGGCGGGAGGTGATTGTGGTGGACACTCCGGGGTGGTTCTCTGCGCAGGACACCCCCCCCTCCTATAAAGAGGAGCTAGTAAGAGGAGCAACTCTGTCGCCTCCAGGTCCACATGCCTTCCTGCTCGTCATCCCCGTGGGCATGTTCACAGAGGTGGACCGTACACGCATCGAGGAGCACGTGAGCCTCTTCGGGGAGCATGTGTGGAAGCATACGATTGTGGTTTTCACGTGGGCGGAGGTGTTAAGGAAGATTTCAATCGAGAGGTACATCCGCAGGGAGGGCAAGGATCTGCAGTGGGTGCTGGAAAAGTGCAAGCGAAGGTACTTTGTCATAAACAACAGCATATACGGGGAGCATCCGCAGGTAGGACGCCTgctggagaaggtggagaagatGGTGGCAGAGGAAGGGGGATACTACAGCCaagaggaggcggaggaagagaagaaaccaCTGGAGGAGAACCAGAACCCAGCCAGGGACGTGCGGGAGCTGGGGGCGAGACCCAAACAGAACTCTGCACTGAGTTTGTCCAAAGCCATGGAGGTGGATCCACTTTCCAGTGAGTGATGTGAAGGGATGGGTTGttggaaaatgtttaaattggTTTCATATCTCCTCTCGGTGGCGGTAATAGACCTCAAAGCTGATTTGCAAACCACAATTAAACACCAAATAAGGAGCAGAAGAGCGTTTATCTGCACCGACAACTGAGGTCTGGCATTTTGCCATATTGGCACAATTTTGTATTTACTATGAGACTTAGTCTGCCATGTCTCCTCTTGTTTGTTCCCCCAAAATACATGAACTTCCTATTCAACAGACACATCGTATCTtcttcctcatccctccacccaAATTTGATCTCCTTCAAGTTTCCAGTCTCGGCTTGGCAGTGAATTTCAAAGGCTTCTCAGACACTCTTGGCTCTGTTAGTCAAACATAAAATTATCCTAATCATTCTATTGCTATCTATCACTAACACAAGACGAGTTGGATTCAGAGGCGTGACACTGGCAGCAAAGAATTTGCTGATGTcggctgtttttttaaatttgccaGTAGTTGTCATATTGACAAACATTGATGCAGCCAGTTAACATAAAATCATATCTGGCTCACCATGAAGCTTTACATGCTGTGAGTTTCTTTTAGGACATTTCTGATAATTGAAGACCTTGTGTAATGAACACAAGACTTCAACTTCCTGGAatttaaagtaaacaaaaacTCCAATATCACAGTGATTCACCAGTGTGTTGCTTTATCTCCCTACACAACGTCCTGTTTCAACAGACAAAAACGTCACATTAAACCTGCAACAGCTGATTGTTTTAGCTCCTTTGACGCGGCGGGAACGAGATGTGAAAACAACACGGACATATTATCGCCCTTTAGGTTGATACGGCAAACTTATCAGCAAACTTCTAGCCAGTAGTCACTCTGCGTTCAGCGCTGTTGTCGGGCTCTATGTTGAACAGTGCGTTTATTcactgctgctgtaaacaaCACAGTGAAAGGTGTGAGCGTGAACCATAACAGCAAAGCGAGCTAAAAGACAGGTCAGGTGAGCATGACTCACCTCTTTCACAATTAGTCCAGTGTCGTTATAAATACAAGGAGTATTGCTTCTTTAAGGAAGTAAACGTGTCTTTTGATGATGGGGCCTTTTTAACGTAgatgtatttagtttttaattccAGGCTGATACACATGAGATTTCATCAGCTTCTTTCCTAACATTGTCCTCGCACCCTTGAATCAGTCGGCTTGCCATTTACTCCTCCTGTCTCCATAGCAACCCAAAGTAAACACaccaagaaaacaaacagagcatcATCCCTTCCGTTCTCACACTGCTATTTTAGTGACGTCACAGTACTTTAGCTAAATGCATGTATGACAGAGCCCTATTAATAACGCACTGTGTCTAATTCTAGATTAACCACACTCTCTCGACTGATGGACCCTCTAAACCACGACTAACGGAGCCTCAGCTTCACTGCGTATTTGACGAGAGGGGGAAAGGGTAATTGGCTGAAATGTTACTGAATGTACAAACCAATGTGatttatttaagttattttttttaaatctgacgtgttagtgtgtgttttagcCGTGTGCATTCTTTGTGACGTTGCATCTTCTCAATGTGATGGTGTGGGAGGCCTTTTCAACATAAAAGCCCTTTCTAATGCTGTCCATTTATTTATACTCTCccatgattttatttgttagCGTGGAGGATGTTTGTCGGTTTGTTATAAtgtctttgtggttgtgtgatgGGACTAAGGCAGTACAGGCTGTTACGTACAGTGGGTAACCACCACCATTGTGTGCACTCCTGAGTCATGGTGACCAGTGGCAGAACTGCACTACtaaattctttctgttataTTCTGTCAATGACTGTTGAGGGAGTGGCTTTTTTAATGATTCCTATTTGTTGTGACCAAACTGTTAAATTTATATTCCTATGCAACACATTCATTGCACTCTCAGTGGACAGTTATGAATTTAGCACTAGAGCAGTTACTGATTTTTTGTCTGTTGCCTTCAAGTTGTGATTTTTAGAAGTTCAGATGTTTATATCACTTTGTGGCAGAGGGATATGTTTGAGGATCAGATGCTTCACTGTGGCCCTAAAAACAGATGCTCAAATTTTGTATTAATTCAGTGGAATATTCAGGTTAAAAGTCACTACAGCTGTGTTTAGATGAATTTAGCACTTTTGGAGAAAATGATGACTCCTCCTGACAGAGAACAGTCAGCTGCTCTGGACACACTCCAACATTGCATGAGGAGGTGTTTGTGAGTCTCAGTACAGCAAAACAGTAAAAAGGTAACCGTGCAGTTACCAGTGGCGTGTGACCCAGTGGCATGTCTCCAGTCCTGCCTTTTGTTGGGCCTCAAACCAGCTCAGTTCATAAGAGACCCACATAGCAGTCGCCCAGCATCACAGAGCCAAAGCAGGAGTACACAGTGTTGAACCCTTGCCTTTCATATCCCTCTACCACAGATCAGTTCACATATACTCACTTATATATCTGAGGATATTTCCCTTTTATTCTCCTGAATActctgattgtttttattatagttAACTAGGGTGACTGAGATCCACAGATCCT
This portion of the Hippoglossus stenolepis isolate QCI-W04-F060 chromosome 19, HSTE1.2, whole genome shotgun sequence genome encodes:
- the chmp4c gene encoding charged multivesicular body protein 4c, with amino-acid sequence MSKISKLFKGSSSSSSSSSKSSSSSSSRSKHHRSRAGPTPQEAIHRLRETEEMLTKKQDYLEKRIEQELMVAKKHGTKNKRAALQALKRKKRLEAQLTQIDGTLSTIEFQREALENSHTNTEVLNNLAFATKAMKKVHENMDLDKIDDMMQDITEQQDVAREISDAISRPTGEEFDEDDLLAELAELEQEELEENMKRMGGLPSVPSSKVPSARHGQRATTKKRVEDEDDMRMLASWAT
- the LOC118098766 gene encoding GTPase IMAP family member 4 isoform X2 yields the protein MDAIRPQHTTAGDAPGPEEEAKKKAAAAQAAIRLPEVRLVVLGWRWPGKSLTGNTIIGREEFRLERAAEFCVKRQTEVLGREVIVVDTPGWFSAQDTPPSYKEELVRGATLSPPGPHAFLLVIPVGMFTEVDRTRIEEHVSLFGEHVWKHTIVVFTWAEVLRKISIERYIRREGKDLQWVLEKCKRRYFVINNSIYGEHPQVGRLLEKVEKMVAEEGGYYSQEEAEEEKKPLEENQNPARDVRELGARPKQNSALSLSKAMEVDPLSN
- the LOC118098766 gene encoding GTPase IMAP family member 4 isoform X1, producing MDAIRPQHTTAGDAPGPEEEAKKKAAAAQAAIRLPEVRLVVLGWRWPGKSLTGNTIIGREEFRLERAAEFCVKRQTEVLGREVIVVDTPGWFSAQDTPPSYKEELVRGATLSPPGPHAFLLVIPVGMFTEVDRTRIEEHVSLFGEHVWKHTIVVFTWAEVLRKISIERYIRREGKDLQWVLEKCKRRYFVINNSIYGEHPQVGRLLEKVEKMVAEEGGYYSQEEAEEEKKPLEENQNPARDVRELGARPKQNSALSLSKAMEVDPLSSE